The following are from one region of the Etheostoma spectabile isolate EspeVRDwgs_2016 chromosome 2, UIUC_Espe_1.0, whole genome shotgun sequence genome:
- the LOC116700184 gene encoding complement C3 isoform X3, giving the protein MSRTLLWLLASLAFFSLTSLADGAPMKVMSAPNLLRVGTAENIFVECQDCNGENIPVNINVMNHPYKNTKLTSTSVTLTSARNFQALGQITIPAGEFSQDPNIKQHVYLQAQFPDVKLEKLVLLSFQSGYIYIQTDKTLYTPDSKVHYRMFAVTPAMEPVERDNETDASIAIEIVTPEGIILPLEPVYLKSGMHSGAYRLNEIVSYGLWKLVARFHSKPQLSYSAEFEVKEYVLPSFEVKLKVESPFFYVDSQELTVNIKAMYLFGEDVDGMAYGVFGVMHGGQKNSFPSSLQRVPIKGGNGVVTLKREHITQTFQNISDLVGSYIFVAAGVLTESGSEMVQAELRGLQIVKSPYTIHFKRTSKYFKPGMSFDVVIEVVNPDSSPVHGVVVVVDPGEVQGRTSANGMARLAINTKENSEPLTVTAKTKDPHISSERQASANMTALPYSTNSNNYLHIGVDTAEVTLGDNLKITLNLNRQETTEKDITYLILSRGQLVKHGRYRNTGQMLMSMIVTITKNMLPSFRIIVYYHPNDNEVVSDSVWVDAEDSCMGSLKLEPDKPQSSYEPRKMFNLKVTGDPGATVGLVAVDKGVYVLNNKHRLNQKKVWEMIETYDTGCTPGGGKDGMGVFYDAGLLFESNMASGTPYRQELQCPTPSRRKRDASIMDVTTSLASQYEDQLQRDCCLDGMRNTPLSYTCERRSQYISDGAACAAAFLHCCKEMETQRAEMKEDSLLLARSEEDDTYMDNNEIVSRTKFPESWLWTDMKLPPCPEKKTNCDTTSVIKTVPLQDSITTWQFTGISLSRTHGICVAEPLEVVVRKNFFIDLRLPYSAVRGEQLEVKAVLHNYSPDYVTVRVDLIDVPHVCSAASKRGKYRQEVKVRPQATKTVPFIIIPTKEGQYHIEVKAAVKDSVNDGIMKMLQVVPEGLLIKSPHIVTIDPAKKGVDGKQEEILNSGIPKKSVVPNTPTSTQISVTGRRNKNELKNDITGKSMVSLIKQPSGSGEENMIHMTLPVIAATYLDKTNQWDPVEIERRNEALQHIETGYQNQLAYRKNDGSFAVYPDHGGSTWLTAYVAKVFSIASNLVAVQREDICDAVKFLILNMKQSDGFFTEVEAVSHREMAGDVHGRDSDASMTAFCLIAIQESRTQCAATVNSLQDSIDKAAAYLEKRLPSLINPYAVAMASYALANENKLNKEILFKFASPELSHWPTPMGRVYTLEATAYALLALVKAKAFKEAMPVVRWFNKQRRVNGGYGSTQATIIVYQAIGEYWTSAEEPDYDLNVDILLPGRSKPDKYNFNRDNHYATRTSKIKDINRNVKVTATGTGEATLTMVSLYYALPNEKESDCQKFNLSVQLLPEKMDEEEKIYKLKIEILNKDRERNESISILEIGLLTGFTANTDDLSLLSKGRARTISKYTVNPAQSERSSLIIYLDKVSHTRPEEITFRIHQKLKVGVLQPAAVSVYEYNNHQSSNKTHCVKFYHPERRGGQLLRLCRNDQCECAEENCSMQKKGNVSNDQRTAKACETEVHSKIDFVYKVRLEDFTDGLSTDIYTVQVLEVIKEGSSDVGPTGKLRTFLSYRHCRAALDLRTGKTYLIMGASKDIYRDTRSQSYQYALAERTWIEYWPTDVECETDEYDPICAGILEMVQQYTQHGCQQ; this is encoded by the exons ATCCCTGCTGGAGAATTTAGTCAGGATCCTAACATAAAGCAGCATGTGTACCTGCAAGCTCAGTTCCCTGATGTAAAGCTGGAGAAACTCGTCTTACTGTCCTTCCAGTCTGGGTATATCTACATCCAGACTGACAAGACCCTCTACACCCCTGACAGCAAAG TTCATTACAGGATGTTTGCAGTTACGCCTGCCATGGAGCCCGTAGAGAGGGACAATGAAACTGATGCTTCCATTGCCATTGAGATTGTG ACCCCTGAAGGCATCATTTTACCACTTGAGCCAGTCTATCTGAAATCAGGGATGCACTCTGGAGCTTACAGACTCAATGAAATTGTTAG ttacGGACTGTGGAAATTGGTGGCAAGATTCCACAGCAAACCACAGCTGAGTTACTCTGCAGAGTTTGAGGTCAAAGAATACG tGCTGCCCAGCTTTGAGGTTAAACTAAAGGTTGAGAGCCCCTTTTTCTATGTGGACAGCCAAGAGCTCACAGTCAACATCAAAgctat GTATCTCTTTGGAGAAGACGTGGATGGGATGGCCTATGGGGTATTTGGAGTTATGCATGGGGGTCAAAAAAATAGCTTTCCCAGCTCGCTTCAGAGAGTGCCA ATAAAGGGTGGTAACGGAGTGGTCACTTTGAAGAGAGAGCACATCACACAGACTTTCCAGAACATCAGTGACCTGGTGGGGAGTTACATATTTGTAGCTGCTGGTGTGCTGACAGAGAGTG GTAGTGAAATGGTGCAGGCAGAGTTGAGAGGTCTCCAGATTGTTAAATCACCTTACACCATCCACTTCAAGAGAACGTCCAAATATTTCAAACCAGGAATGTCGTTTGACGTTGTG ATTGAAGTTGTGAATCCTGACAGCAGTCCGGTACACGGTGTTGTTGTGGTGGTCGATCCGGGTGAAGTGCAGGGCCGCACTTCAGCCAATGGAATGGCTAGGCTTGCCATCAATACAAAGGAAAATTCTGAACCATTGACGGTGACA GCAAAGACCAAGGATCCTCATATTTCATCTGAAAGACAAGCATCAGCCAACATGACAGCTCTCCCATACAGCACGAACAGCAACAATTACCTCCACATTg GTGTGGATACAGCTGAAGTAACATTAGGAGACAACCTGAAAATCACCCTCAACCTCAACAGGCAGGAAACTACAGAAAAAGATATCACATACCTG ATCTTGAGCAGAGGTCAGCTGGTGAAACATGGACGTTACAGGAACACAGGTCAAATGTTGATGTCCATGATAGTTACCATTACCAAAAACATGCTGCCATCGTTCCGCATCATAGTCTACTACCATCCAAATGACAATGAAGTGGTGTCGGACTCTGTTTGGGTGGATGCAGAGGACTCCTGTATGGGCTCG TTGAAGTTGGAACCAGACAAACCCCAGTCATCCTACGAGCCTCGCAAGATGTTCAATTTGAAAGTCACTGGAGACCCAGGGGCCACAGTGGGACTGGTGGCAGTTGACAAAGGCGTCTACGTCCTAAACAACAAGCATCGTCTCAACCAGAAAAAG GTGTGGGAGATGATAGAGACGTATGACACAGGCTGCACACCAGGTGGAGGGAAGGATGGTATGGGTGTGTTCTACGATGCTGGGCTGTTGTTTGAGTCCAACATGGCTTCTGGGACTCCTTATAGACAAG AATTGCAATGCCCGACCCCCAGCAGGAGAAAACGAGATGCCTCTATAATGGACGTCACAACCAGCTTAG CGAGTCAGTATGAAGACCAACTGCAACGTGACTGTTGTTTGGACGGGATGAGGAACACCCCCCTCTCCTACACCTGTGAGAGGCGCAGCCAGTACATCAGTGATGGTGCAGCCTGTGCCGCAGCCTTCCTACACTGCTGCAAGGAGATGGAAACCCAGCGAGCTGAGATGAAGGAGGATAGCCTCCTACTGGCTCGTA GTGAGGAGGATGACACTTACATGGACAACAATGAAATTGTTTCTCGCACCAAGTTCCCTGAAAGTTGGCTATGGACAGATATGAAACTGCCTCCTTGccctgagaaaaaaacaaactg CGACACCACATCAGTGATTAAAACTGTTCCTTTGCAAGACTCAATCACAACCTGGCAGTTCACTGGCATTAGTCTGTCAAGAACTCACG gtATCTGTGTGGCTGAGCCGTTAGAAGTCGTTGTCCGGAAGAACTTCTTCATTGATCTCAGGCTGCCGTACTCAGCGGTCCGTGGAGAGCAGCTGGAAGTTAAAGCTGTCCTCCACAACTACAGCCCCGATTATGTTACC GTACGTGTGGATCTCATTGATGTGCCACATGTGTGCAGTGCAGCTTCTAAGCGTGGGAAGTATCGCCAGGAGGTTAAAGTTAGGCCCCAAGCTACAAAAACTGTGCCTTTCATCATTATTCCCACAAAGGAAGGACAATACCACATTGAGGTCAAAGCAGCTGTTAAAGACTCAGTCAATGATGGAATCATGAAGATGCTGCAGGTGGTG CCTGAAGGTTTACTGATAAAATCTCCTCATATTGTAACTATAGATCCTGCGAAAAAAGGTGTAG atGGTAAACAAGAAGAAATTCTCAACAGTGGAATTCCTAAGAAATCTGTTGTTCCAAACACACCTACTAGCACACAGATCTCTGTGACAG GAAGAAGGAATAAAAATGAACTAAAGAATGATATTACCGGTAAATCAATGGTCAGTCTGATCAAACAGCCCTCAGGCAGTGGAGAGGAGAACATGATCCACATGACCCTACCTGTTATTGCAGCCACATATTTGGACAAAACCAACCAGTGGGATCCTGTGGAAATTGAGAGACGTAATGAAGCCCTCCAACACATCGAAACAG GTTACCAGAATCAACTTGCTTACCGTAAAAATGATGGTTCTTTTGCTGTGTATCCTGATCATGGAGGTAGTACTTG GCTGACAGCCTATGTTGCCAAGGTGTTTTCCATTGCCAGCAACCTGGTGGCAGTGCAGAGAGAAGACATCTGTGACGCTGTTAAGTTTCTGATTCTCAACATGAAGCAATCTGACGGCTTTTTTACAGAAGTTGAAGCGGTGTCCCACAGAGAGATGGCT ggTGATGTCCACGGCAGAGATTCAGATGCCTCCATGACTGCCTTCTGCCTCATTGCTATACAGGAGTCTCGCACACAATGTGCTGCCACTGTTAAT AGTCTGCAAGACAGTATAGACAAAGCAGCGGCCTATCTGGAAAAGCGTCTTCCCAGCCTAATCAACCCATATGCTGTTGCCATGGCATCATATGCCCTGGccaatgaaaacaaactgaacaaGGAGATACTCTTCAAGTTTGCTTCCCCAG AGTTGTCCCACTGGCCAACACCTATGGGACGCGTTTACACACTGGAGGCCACAGCTTACGCTCTCCTGGCTCTGGTCAAGGCCAAG GCCTTTAAAGAAGCCATGCCTGTAGTAAGATGGTTCAACAAACAGCGACGAGTGAATGGAGGCTATGGATCTACTCAG GCTACTATAATAGTGTACCAGGCTATAGGAGAGTACTGGACTAGTGCTGAAGAACCAGACTATGATCTGAATGTGGACATTTTATTACCGGGCAGGTCAAAGCCTGACAAGTATAACTTCAACAGGGACAACCACTACGCCACCAGAACATCTAAA ATAAAAGACATAAACCGAAATGTGAAAGTGACTGCCACAGGCACAGGAGAAGCAACGCTGACA ATGGTGTCGCTGTATTACGCTCTGCCTAATGAAAAAGAGAGTGACTGTCAGAAGTTTAACTTGTCCGTGCAGCTCCTCCCAG AGAAAAtggatgaggaggagaaaatATACAAGCTGAAAATAGAGATTTT GAACAAGGACAGGGAGCGCAATGAATCCATTTCAATCTTGGAAATTGGCTTGCTAACTGGCTTCACTGCAAACACAGACGACCTGAGCTTA tTATCTAAAGGACGTGCCCGAACcatttcaaaatatacagtcaACCCCGCCCAGTCAGAAAGAAGCTCACTCATCATCTACCTGGATAAG GTTTCTCACACAAGACCAGAGGAGATCACTTTTAGGATCCATCAGAAGCTGAAAGTGGGAGTCTTACaaccagctgctgtgtctgtCTATGAATACAACAACCATCAATCCAGTAACA aaacacattgtgtgaaattcTACCATCCAGAGAGGAGAGGTGGGCAGCTACTGCGGCTCTGTAGAAACGATCAATGCGAATGTGCAGAAG AGAACTGCAGTATGCAGAAGAAGGGCAATGTCAGCAATGATCAGCGCACAGCTAAGGCCTGTGAGACTGAAGTACACAGTAAAATAGATTTTG TATACAAAGTGAGACTGGAAGATTTTACAGACGGCTTGTCTACTGATATTTACACAGTGCAAGTACTGGAAGTCATCAAAGAAG GAAGTAGTGATGTGGGTCCTACGGGTAAATTGCGCACATTCCTCAGTTATCGTCACTGCAGAGCTGCTTTAGATCTGAGAACAGGCAAAACCTACCTTATCATGGGCGCATCCAAAGATATTTACAGAGACACACGCAGTCAATC GTATCAGTATGCACTCGCTGAGAGAACCTGGATTGAGTACTGGCCAACAGATGTAGAGTGTGAAACTGATGAATACGATCCTATCTGTGCTGGCATATTGGAAATGGTCcaacagtacacacaacatGGATGTCAGCAGTAG
- the LOC116700184 gene encoding complement C3 isoform X4: MGSGWVKCLTQLWLLAFLAFSSLAFLADGSPLKVMSAPNLLRVGTPVNIFVECQDCTDDKNITVEIIVVNYPTKTKRLTSTSVTLTSAKKFQDFGQINIPAGEFSQDPNIKQHVYLQAQFPDVKLEKLVLLSFQSGYIYIQTDKTLYTPDSKVHYRMFAVTPAMEPVERDNETDASIAIEIVTPEGIILPLEPVYLKSGMHSGAYRLNEIVSYGLWKLVARFHSKPQLSYSAEFEVKEYVLPSFEVKLKVESPFFYVDSQELTVNIKAMYLFGEDVDGMAYGVFGVMHGGQKNSFPSSLQRVPIKGGNGVVTLKREHITQTFQNISDLVGSYIFVAAGVLTESGSEMVQAELRGLQIVKSPYTIHFKRTSKYFKPGMSFDVVIEVVNPDSSPVHGVVVVVDPGEVQGRTSANGMARLAINTKENSEPLTVTAKTKDPHISSERQASANMTALPYSTNSNNYLHIGVDTAEVTLGDNLKITLNLNRQETTEKDITYLILSRGQLVKHGRYRNTGQMLMSMIVTITKNMLPSFRIIVYYHPNDNEVVSDSVWVDAEDSCMGSLKLEPDKPQSSYEPRKMFNLKVTGDPGATVGLVAVDKGVYVLNNKHRLNQKKVWEMIETYDTGCTPGGGKDGMGVFYDAGLLFESNMASGTPYRQELQCPTPSRRKRDASIMDVTTSLGEEDDTYMDNNEIVSRTKFPESWLWTDMKLPPCPEKKTNCDTTSVIKTVPLQDSITTWQFTGISLSRTHGICVAEPLEVVVRKNFFIDLRLPYSAVRGEQLEVKAVLHNYSPDYVTVRVDLIDVPHVCSAASKRGKYRQEVKVRPQATKTVPFIIIPTKEGQYHIEVKAAVKDSVNDGIMKMLQVVPEGLLIKSPHIVTIDPAKKGVDGKQEEILNSGIPKKSVVPNTPTSTQISVTGRRNKNELKNDITGKSMVSLIKQPSGSGEENMIHMTLPVIAATYLDKTNQWDPVEIERRNEALQHIETGYQNQLAYRKNDGSFAVYPDHGGSTWLTAYVAKVFSIASNLVAVQREDICDAVKFLILNMKQSDGFFTEVEAVSHREMAGDVHGRDSDASMTAFCLIAIQESRTQCAATVNSLQDSIDKAAAYLEKRLPSLINPYAVAMASYALANENKLNKEILFKFASPELSHWPTPMGRVYTLEATAYALLALVKAKAFKEAMPVVRWFNKQRRVNGGYGSTQATIIVYQAIGEYWTSAEEPDYDLNVDILLPGRSKPDKYNFNRDNHYATRTSKIKDINRNVKVTATGTGEATLTMVSLYYALPNEKESDCQKFNLSVQLLPEKMDEEEKIYKLKIEILNKDRERNESISILEIGLLTGFTANTDDLSLLSKGRARTISKYTVNPAQSERSSLIIYLDKVSHTRPEEITFRIHQKLKVGVLQPAAVSVYEYNNHQSSNKTHCVKFYHPERRGGQLLRLCRNDQCECAEENCSMQKKGNVSNDQRTAKACETEVHSKIDFVYKVRLEDFTDGLSTDIYTVQVLEVIKEGSSDVGPTGKLRTFLSYRHCRAALDLRTGKTYLIMGASKDIYRDTRSQSYQYALAERTWIEYWPTDVECETDEYDPICAGILEMVQQYTQHGCQQ; this comes from the exons GAAGGTGATGTCTGCCCCCAACTTGTTGCGGGTAGGAACACCAGTAAACATCTTTGTGGAGTGTCAAGACTGCACTGATGATAAGAACATCACGGTAGAAATCATTGTGGTGAACTAtccaaccaaaaccaaaaggCTGACATCCACGTCCGTGACCCTTACCAGTGCAAAGAAATTCCAGGACTTCGGACAAATCAAT ATCCCTGCTGGAGAATTTAGTCAGGATCCTAACATAAAGCAGCATGTGTACCTGCAAGCTCAGTTCCCTGATGTAAAGCTGGAGAAACTCGTCTTACTGTCCTTCCAGTCTGGGTATATCTACATCCAGACTGACAAGACCCTCTACACCCCTGACAGCAAAG TTCATTACAGGATGTTTGCAGTTACGCCTGCCATGGAGCCCGTAGAGAGGGACAATGAAACTGATGCTTCCATTGCCATTGAGATTGTG ACCCCTGAAGGCATCATTTTACCACTTGAGCCAGTCTATCTGAAATCAGGGATGCACTCTGGAGCTTACAGACTCAATGAAATTGTTAG ttacGGACTGTGGAAATTGGTGGCAAGATTCCACAGCAAACCACAGCTGAGTTACTCTGCAGAGTTTGAGGTCAAAGAATACG tGCTGCCCAGCTTTGAGGTTAAACTAAAGGTTGAGAGCCCCTTTTTCTATGTGGACAGCCAAGAGCTCACAGTCAACATCAAAgctat GTATCTCTTTGGAGAAGACGTGGATGGGATGGCCTATGGGGTATTTGGAGTTATGCATGGGGGTCAAAAAAATAGCTTTCCCAGCTCGCTTCAGAGAGTGCCA ATAAAGGGTGGTAACGGAGTGGTCACTTTGAAGAGAGAGCACATCACACAGACTTTCCAGAACATCAGTGACCTGGTGGGGAGTTACATATTTGTAGCTGCTGGTGTGCTGACAGAGAGTG GTAGTGAAATGGTGCAGGCAGAGTTGAGAGGTCTCCAGATTGTTAAATCACCTTACACCATCCACTTCAAGAGAACGTCCAAATATTTCAAACCAGGAATGTCGTTTGACGTTGTG ATTGAAGTTGTGAATCCTGACAGCAGTCCGGTACACGGTGTTGTTGTGGTGGTCGATCCGGGTGAAGTGCAGGGCCGCACTTCAGCCAATGGAATGGCTAGGCTTGCCATCAATACAAAGGAAAATTCTGAACCATTGACGGTGACA GCAAAGACCAAGGATCCTCATATTTCATCTGAAAGACAAGCATCAGCCAACATGACAGCTCTCCCATACAGCACGAACAGCAACAATTACCTCCACATTg GTGTGGATACAGCTGAAGTAACATTAGGAGACAACCTGAAAATCACCCTCAACCTCAACAGGCAGGAAACTACAGAAAAAGATATCACATACCTG ATCTTGAGCAGAGGTCAGCTGGTGAAACATGGACGTTACAGGAACACAGGTCAAATGTTGATGTCCATGATAGTTACCATTACCAAAAACATGCTGCCATCGTTCCGCATCATAGTCTACTACCATCCAAATGACAATGAAGTGGTGTCGGACTCTGTTTGGGTGGATGCAGAGGACTCCTGTATGGGCTCG TTGAAGTTGGAACCAGACAAACCCCAGTCATCCTACGAGCCTCGCAAGATGTTCAATTTGAAAGTCACTGGAGACCCAGGGGCCACAGTGGGACTGGTGGCAGTTGACAAAGGCGTCTACGTCCTAAACAACAAGCATCGTCTCAACCAGAAAAAG GTGTGGGAGATGATAGAGACGTATGACACAGGCTGCACACCAGGTGGAGGGAAGGATGGTATGGGTGTGTTCTACGATGCTGGGCTGTTGTTTGAGTCCAACATGGCTTCTGGGACTCCTTATAGACAAG AATTGCAATGCCCGACCCCCAGCAGGAGAAAACGAGATGCCTCTATAATGGACGTCACAACCAGCTTAG GTGAGGAGGATGACACTTACATGGACAACAATGAAATTGTTTCTCGCACCAAGTTCCCTGAAAGTTGGCTATGGACAGATATGAAACTGCCTCCTTGccctgagaaaaaaacaaactg CGACACCACATCAGTGATTAAAACTGTTCCTTTGCAAGACTCAATCACAACCTGGCAGTTCACTGGCATTAGTCTGTCAAGAACTCACG gtATCTGTGTGGCTGAGCCGTTAGAAGTCGTTGTCCGGAAGAACTTCTTCATTGATCTCAGGCTGCCGTACTCAGCGGTCCGTGGAGAGCAGCTGGAAGTTAAAGCTGTCCTCCACAACTACAGCCCCGATTATGTTACC GTACGTGTGGATCTCATTGATGTGCCACATGTGTGCAGTGCAGCTTCTAAGCGTGGGAAGTATCGCCAGGAGGTTAAAGTTAGGCCCCAAGCTACAAAAACTGTGCCTTTCATCATTATTCCCACAAAGGAAGGACAATACCACATTGAGGTCAAAGCAGCTGTTAAAGACTCAGTCAATGATGGAATCATGAAGATGCTGCAGGTGGTG CCTGAAGGTTTACTGATAAAATCTCCTCATATTGTAACTATAGATCCTGCGAAAAAAGGTGTAG atGGTAAACAAGAAGAAATTCTCAACAGTGGAATTCCTAAGAAATCTGTTGTTCCAAACACACCTACTAGCACACAGATCTCTGTGACAG GAAGAAGGAATAAAAATGAACTAAAGAATGATATTACCGGTAAATCAATGGTCAGTCTGATCAAACAGCCCTCAGGCAGTGGAGAGGAGAACATGATCCACATGACCCTACCTGTTATTGCAGCCACATATTTGGACAAAACCAACCAGTGGGATCCTGTGGAAATTGAGAGACGTAATGAAGCCCTCCAACACATCGAAACAG GTTACCAGAATCAACTTGCTTACCGTAAAAATGATGGTTCTTTTGCTGTGTATCCTGATCATGGAGGTAGTACTTG GCTGACAGCCTATGTTGCCAAGGTGTTTTCCATTGCCAGCAACCTGGTGGCAGTGCAGAGAGAAGACATCTGTGACGCTGTTAAGTTTCTGATTCTCAACATGAAGCAATCTGACGGCTTTTTTACAGAAGTTGAAGCGGTGTCCCACAGAGAGATGGCT ggTGATGTCCACGGCAGAGATTCAGATGCCTCCATGACTGCCTTCTGCCTCATTGCTATACAGGAGTCTCGCACACAATGTGCTGCCACTGTTAAT AGTCTGCAAGACAGTATAGACAAAGCAGCGGCCTATCTGGAAAAGCGTCTTCCCAGCCTAATCAACCCATATGCTGTTGCCATGGCATCATATGCCCTGGccaatgaaaacaaactgaacaaGGAGATACTCTTCAAGTTTGCTTCCCCAG AGTTGTCCCACTGGCCAACACCTATGGGACGCGTTTACACACTGGAGGCCACAGCTTACGCTCTCCTGGCTCTGGTCAAGGCCAAG GCCTTTAAAGAAGCCATGCCTGTAGTAAGATGGTTCAACAAACAGCGACGAGTGAATGGAGGCTATGGATCTACTCAG GCTACTATAATAGTGTACCAGGCTATAGGAGAGTACTGGACTAGTGCTGAAGAACCAGACTATGATCTGAATGTGGACATTTTATTACCGGGCAGGTCAAAGCCTGACAAGTATAACTTCAACAGGGACAACCACTACGCCACCAGAACATCTAAA ATAAAAGACATAAACCGAAATGTGAAAGTGACTGCCACAGGCACAGGAGAAGCAACGCTGACA ATGGTGTCGCTGTATTACGCTCTGCCTAATGAAAAAGAGAGTGACTGTCAGAAGTTTAACTTGTCCGTGCAGCTCCTCCCAG AGAAAAtggatgaggaggagaaaatATACAAGCTGAAAATAGAGATTTT GAACAAGGACAGGGAGCGCAATGAATCCATTTCAATCTTGGAAATTGGCTTGCTAACTGGCTTCACTGCAAACACAGACGACCTGAGCTTA tTATCTAAAGGACGTGCCCGAACcatttcaaaatatacagtcaACCCCGCCCAGTCAGAAAGAAGCTCACTCATCATCTACCTGGATAAG GTTTCTCACACAAGACCAGAGGAGATCACTTTTAGGATCCATCAGAAGCTGAAAGTGGGAGTCTTACaaccagctgctgtgtctgtCTATGAATACAACAACCATCAATCCAGTAACA aaacacattgtgtgaaattcTACCATCCAGAGAGGAGAGGTGGGCAGCTACTGCGGCTCTGTAGAAACGATCAATGCGAATGTGCAGAAG AGAACTGCAGTATGCAGAAGAAGGGCAATGTCAGCAATGATCAGCGCACAGCTAAGGCCTGTGAGACTGAAGTACACAGTAAAATAGATTTTG TATACAAAGTGAGACTGGAAGATTTTACAGACGGCTTGTCTACTGATATTTACACAGTGCAAGTACTGGAAGTCATCAAAGAAG GAAGTAGTGATGTGGGTCCTACGGGTAAATTGCGCACATTCCTCAGTTATCGTCACTGCAGAGCTGCTTTAGATCTGAGAACAGGCAAAACCTACCTTATCATGGGCGCATCCAAAGATATTTACAGAGACACACGCAGTCAATC GTATCAGTATGCACTCGCTGAGAGAACCTGGATTGAGTACTGGCCAACAGATGTAGAGTGTGAAACTGATGAATACGATCCTATCTGTGCTGGCATATTGGAAATGGTCcaacagtacacacaacatGGATGTCAGCAGTAG